A window of the Arachis duranensis cultivar V14167 chromosome 5, aradu.V14167.gnm2.J7QH, whole genome shotgun sequence genome harbors these coding sequences:
- the LOC107488724 gene encoding uncharacterized protein LOC107488724 — protein sequence MASSNAPSETPTPTSQEQGSTLDPTIGTQKNSNRGKTDPAWGHCKQVLDKGKIALVCIYCEKLIRGGEINRVKHHLAGKGGDIEACRKVPAMVRHQFNQNIEDLRTKKRKTQEEYAESYGACDDVEREFDEIERNEMRQQQASRIPAPSSRKGVGKQLKGLQSFFPPAATPGAQPSIKSVLQSKKIVEKCDIAIARWMMDASVPFNAVNSAYYQPMIDAIANMGAGYKGPNYQRVHGYLLSKLVEDVKKMIEGYRVIWKQTGCTIMADGWTDRCRRTLINFLVYCPKGTVFLKSVNASHISKTAEALFKLLRDVVLFVGPENVVHVVTDNAANYVAAGRLLESEFPRLYWSLCAAHYINLILQDIGKLVEVTETVSQASMITKYIYNHCHPLYLMRQFTGGREILRPAPTRLATNFIALQSILAQKDALRTMVTSREWTSSAYSKEAKAKKFVDQVLDSKFWNQCTDIVKLTDPLVHVLRIVDGEDRAAMGFLYQAMNKAREDMVKRFQKRKRVVEPYLKILDSRWDSHLKRNLHAAGYWLNPAFRFNSAEFDKHKETISGLLDVIERYAYGDADLNTKLTSEKRIFKNAEGDFGKMSAIRERSTVMPDQWWESYGCGAPNLQKLAIRVLSQTCSSSGCERNWSIFEHIHSKKRNRSEHQKLNDLVYVHYNLRLQQRNRMRKQSYDPICLDAFEDHSEWIMEDSPPFLTPEEVDALRNDLVNMSLQSALDDLDELNLEDDRDDGEANNTPVENANQNETNQDIAPDLSDEERYPGFEVTPWI from the exons ATGGCTTCATCAAATGCACCATCAGAAACACCAACACCAACTTCTCAGGAACAAGGATCAACTCTTGATCCAACAATTGGAACCCAAAAAAATAGTAACAGAGGAAAAACTGATCCTGCATGGGGCCATTGTAAACAAGTTTTGGATAAAGGAAAAATTGCTCTGGTATGTATTTATTGCGAGAAGCTTATTAGGGGTGGAGAAATTAACCGGGTTAAACATCATTTGGCTGGAAAAGGTGGAGATATTGAGGCATGTCGAAAGGTGCCAGCTATGGTGAGACACCAATTCAATCAAAACATTGAAGATCTTCGaaccaagaaaaggaaaactcaAGAAGAATATGCAGAAAGTTATGGTGCTTGTGATGACGTTGAAAGGGAATTTGATGAGATTGAACGTAATGAGATGCGACAACAACAAGCATCAAGAATTCCAGCACCTAGCTCTAGAAAGGGAGTTGGAAAACAACTCAAGGGTTTACAATCCTTTTTTCCACCGGCAGCAACACCTGGAGCTCAACCAAGTATTAAAAGTGTtctccaaagcaaaaaaattgTGGAGAAGTGTGATATTGCTATTGCAAGATGGATGATGGATGCCTCTGTGCCATTCAATGCGGTTAATTCAGCTTATTATCAGCCGATGATCGATGCTATTGCAAATATGGGTGCAGGGTATAAAGGGCCAAATTACCAAAGAGTTCATGGATATTTGTTGAGTAAATTGGTTGAAGATGTAAAGAAGATGATTGAAGGTTATCGTGTGATTTGGAAACAAACTGGATGTACTATCATGGCTGATGGATGGACTGATCGTTGTAGGCGtactttaattaatttcttggTTTATTGCCCTAAAGGAACTGTTTTCCTAAAGTCAGTTAATGCTTCTCATATCTCGAAAACTGCTGAGGCTTTGTTTAAGTTGCTTAGGGATGTTGTGTTATTTGTTGGTCCTGAGAATGTTGTACATGTAGTGACGGATAATGCTGCAAATTACGTTGCTGCTGGAAGGTTGTTGGAATCAGAGTTTCCTAGATTGTATTGGTCTCTTTGTGCGGCACATTATATTAATCTGATTTTGCAGGATATTGGGAAGTTAGTGGAAGTGACTGAAACTGTGTCACAAGCTTCAATGATTACGAAGTATATCTATAATCACTGCCATCCTTTGTACTTGATGAGGCAGTTCACAGGCGGCCGAGAAATACTTCGTCCAGCTCCAACTCGATTGGCCACTAATTTCATTGCTTTGCAAAGTATTTTGGCTCAAAAGGATGCATTGAGAACTATGGTGACATCTAGAGAATGGACAAGTTCAGCTTACTCTAAAGAAGCCAAAGCAAAAAAGTTTGTGGATCAAGTCTTAGATTCTAAATTTTGGAATCAATGCACTGATATTGTTAAGCTTACGGACCCACTTGTTCATGTATTGCGTATTGTGGATGGTGAAGATAGAGCTGCAATGGGTTTCCTTTATCAAGCTATGAATAAGGCTAGGGAAGACATGGTGAAGAggtttcaaaaaagaaagagggTTGTTGAACCTTATTTGAAGATTTTAGATTCACGTTGGGATTCACATCTTAAAAGAAACCTTCATGCTGCTGGTTATTGGTTAAATCCAGCTTTTCGATTTAATTCTGCAGAATTTGACAAGCACAAAGAAACAATTTCTGGCCTACTAGATGTGATTGAGAGATATGCTTACGGTGATGCTGATTTGAATACTAAATTAACAAGTGAGAAGAGAATCTTTAAGAATGCTGAAGGAGACTTTGGGAAAATGTCTGCAATACGTGAGCGAAGCACAGTGATGCCtg ATCAATGGTGGGAATCTTATGGATGTGGAGCACCAAACCTGCAAAAGTTAGCTATTCGTGTTTTGAGTCAAACTTGTAGTTCTTCAGGTTGTGAGCGTAACTGGAGCATTTTTGAACACATTCACTCAAAGAAAAGGAATCGGTCAGAGCATCAAAAGCTTAATGATCTTGTTTATGTTCATTACAACTTAAGGCTACAACAAAG GAACCGAATGAGAAAGCAAAGTTATGATCCAATTTGTCTTGACGCATTTGAGGATCATTCGGAATGGATAATGGAAGATTCACCACCATTTTTAACTCCTGAAGAAGTTGATGCTTTGCGGAATGATCTTGTAAATATGTCTCTTCAATCAGCTTTAGATGATTTGG ATGAATTGAATCTGGAAGATGATCGAGATGATGGTGAAGCTAATAATACTCCTGTAGAAAATGCAAATCAGAATGAAACCAATCAAGATATAGCTCCAGATTTGTCAGATGAAGAAAGATATCCAGGCTTTGAAGTTACTCCTTGGATATAA